From the genome of Miscanthus floridulus cultivar M001 chromosome 10, ASM1932011v1, whole genome shotgun sequence, one region includes:
- the LOC136485278 gene encoding putative FBD-associated F-box protein At5g50270: protein MGDDDHRRRYPSEDRISGLPDEVLQDILVRLGSARAAARTSVLSRRWRHVWADVPEFILDGGPDAPPPSSPASFLSIIDAALDAHAASTVQRLLIAVSDAYADAITNGRAASWLRFAAKRVAGTLSLLVPRGLGWPSSLLPVELPVCGRAKRITLQLRDAWRLQTPPDGVFTALTALTILFGRMEGRELTALVSTQCPCLRDLKLSLSLVHVSHVSVHSDTLRSLQLCISNSSQVEVIAQRLEKLCVYDTFMGRISAPQAFRVVLDRR, encoded by the coding sequence ATGGGTGACGATGACCACCGCCGCCGCTACCCCAGCGAGGACCGCATCAGTGGCCTCCCAGACGAGGTGCTGCAGGACATCCTCGTCCGCCTAGGCTCCGCCCGCGCCGCGGCGCGCACCAGCGTGCTCTCCCGCCGCTGGCGCCACGTCTGGGCCGACGTACCCGAGTTCATCCTCGATGGTGGCCCcgacgcgccgccgccgtcgtcgccggcctCGTTCCTCAGCATCATCGACGCCGCCCTCGACGCCCACGCCGCGTCAACCGTCCAGCGCCTCCTCATCGCCGTCAGTGACGCTTACGCTGACGCCATCACAAACGGACGCGCCGCGTCGTGGCTGCGTTTCGCGGCGAAGCGCGTTGCGGGCACGCTCTCCCTCCTCGTCCCTCGGGGTCTGGGGTGGCCATCGTCTCTGCTCCCCGTCGAGCTTCCCGTGTGCGGCCGGGCGAAGAGGATCACGCTCCAGCTCCGAGACGCATGGCGTCTCCAGACCCCGCCGGACGGCGTGTTCACGGCGCTCACCGCTCTGACGATACTCTTCGGCCGCATGGAAGGCAGAGAGCTCACAGCCCTCGTGTCCACGCAGTGCCCGTGCCTGAGGGACCTCAAGCTATCCCTCTCGTTGGTCCATGTCTCCCATGTCTCCGTTCACTCTGACACGCTGCGCTCGCTGCAGTTGTGCATCTCGAATTCATCGCAGGTAGAGGTGATCGCCCAAAGACTAGAGAAACTGTGTGTATATGACACCTTCATGGGTCGCATCTCGGCCCCCCAAGCTTTCAGAGTTGTTTTGGACAGGCGGTAA